One window from the genome of Jiangella alba encodes:
- the aspS gene encoding aspartate--tRNA ligase → MLRTHEAGTLRAGHAGQTVTLTGWVARRRDHGGVAFLDLRDASGVAQVVVRDEAVAHGLRNEFCVQVTGQVGRRPDGNENPNLPTGEIEVVADDVRVLSEAEPLPFQIDDHVDVGEEVRLKYRYLDLRRSGPAAAIRLRSAVNRAARDVLLAEDFVEVETPTLTRSTPEGARDFLVPARLRPGSWYALPQSPQLFKQLLMVAGLERYFQIARCYRDEDFRADRQPEFTQLDIEMSFVEQDDVIALAERVLAALWALVGHEISTPIPRMTYRDAMDRFGSDKPDLRFGQELTEVTEHFANTSFRVFQAAYVGAVVHPGGASQSRKELDGWQDWAKARGARGLAYVLVGADGELSGPVAKNLSEDEKAGLPKLVGAVPGDAVFFAAGARRASQALLGAARLEIGRRAGLIDENAWAFTWVVDSPLFEPVAETDDVAVGSGAWTAVHHAFTSPKPESIDTFDTDPGSALAYAYDIVCNGNEIGGGSIRIHRRDVQERVFQVMGLSPDEAQEKFGFLLDAFKYGAPPHGGIAFGWDRITALLAGSDSIREVIAFPKTGGGYDPLTAAPAPITAQQRKEAGIDAVAEQPES, encoded by the coding sequence GTGCTCCGCACCCACGAGGCCGGCACGCTGCGTGCCGGCCACGCCGGCCAGACCGTCACCCTCACCGGCTGGGTGGCCCGCCGCCGCGATCACGGGGGAGTGGCGTTCCTGGATCTGCGCGACGCGTCCGGGGTGGCGCAGGTCGTGGTGCGCGACGAGGCGGTGGCGCACGGGCTGCGCAACGAGTTCTGCGTGCAGGTGACGGGTCAGGTCGGCCGCCGTCCTGACGGCAACGAGAACCCGAACCTGCCCACCGGCGAGATCGAGGTCGTCGCCGACGACGTCCGGGTGCTCAGCGAGGCCGAGCCGCTGCCGTTCCAGATCGACGACCACGTCGACGTCGGCGAGGAGGTGCGGCTGAAGTACCGCTACCTCGACCTGCGCCGGTCCGGCCCGGCCGCCGCCATCCGCCTGCGCAGCGCGGTCAACAGGGCCGCCCGCGACGTCCTGCTGGCCGAGGACTTCGTCGAGGTCGAGACGCCGACGCTGACCCGTTCGACGCCCGAGGGGGCGCGCGACTTCCTGGTGCCGGCCCGGTTGCGGCCGGGGTCCTGGTACGCGCTGCCGCAGTCGCCGCAGCTGTTCAAGCAGCTGCTCATGGTGGCCGGGCTGGAGCGGTACTTCCAGATCGCCCGCTGCTACCGCGACGAGGACTTCCGCGCCGACCGCCAGCCCGAGTTCACCCAGCTCGACATCGAGATGAGCTTCGTCGAGCAGGACGACGTCATCGCGCTGGCCGAGCGGGTGCTGGCGGCGCTGTGGGCGCTGGTGGGCCACGAGATCAGCACGCCGATCCCGCGCATGACCTACCGCGACGCCATGGACCGCTTCGGCTCCGACAAGCCCGACCTGCGGTTCGGGCAGGAACTGACCGAGGTCACCGAGCACTTCGCGAACACCTCGTTCCGCGTCTTCCAGGCGGCCTACGTCGGCGCCGTCGTGCACCCGGGCGGTGCGTCGCAGAGCCGCAAGGAGCTCGACGGCTGGCAGGACTGGGCGAAGGCGCGCGGCGCCCGCGGCCTGGCGTACGTGCTGGTCGGGGCCGACGGCGAGCTGTCCGGCCCGGTCGCGAAGAACCTCTCCGAGGACGAGAAGGCGGGCCTGCCGAAACTGGTCGGCGCGGTGCCGGGCGACGCCGTGTTCTTCGCCGCCGGCGCCCGGCGCGCCTCGCAGGCGCTGCTCGGCGCTGCCCGGCTCGAGATCGGCCGGCGCGCGGGGCTCATCGACGAGAACGCGTGGGCGTTCACCTGGGTGGTCGACTCCCCGCTGTTCGAGCCGGTCGCCGAGACCGACGACGTCGCCGTCGGCTCCGGCGCCTGGACCGCCGTCCACCACGCGTTCACGTCGCCGAAGCCCGAGTCGATCGACACCTTCGACACCGACCCCGGCAGCGCGCTGGCCTATGCCTACGACATTGTCTGCAACGGCAACGAGATCGGCGGCGGGTCGATCCGTATCCACCGCCGCGACGTCCAGGAGCGGGTCTTCCAGGTCATGGGCCTGAGCCCGGACGAGGCGCAGGAGAAGTTCGGCTTCCTGCTCGACGCGTTCAAGTACGGCGCCCCGCCGCACGGCGGCATCGCGTTCGGCTGGGACCGCATCACCGCGCTGCTGGCCGGCTCCGACTCCATCCGCGAGGTCATCGCGTTCCCGAAGACCGGCGGCGGCTACGACCCGCTGACGGCCGCGCCGGCGCCGATCACCGCCCAGCAGCGCAAGGAGGCCGGCATCGACGCCGTCGCGGAGCAGCCGGAGAGCTGA
- a CDS encoding Rv2578c family radical SAM protein encodes MRWDGQELAVADGGALPGLQRIAGLVRSVRTPEFEGITFHEITSKSALNKVPAASHVPFRWTVNPYRGCSHACTYCLSGYAPISMADGSTIPLARVRPGDHVLGTRHEGQSRRLVRTRVLDHWRTSKPAFRVELDGGTSIVASGDHRFLTADGWKHVAPGGDDEPERPHLTTRDRLMGLRRSVVGAAVRPGAALAVSYVRAMDVELPMFDLTTGTGDFIAHGVVSHNCFARNTHTYLDLDAGADFDRQVIVKINVADVLRREVTRRTWAREHVAMGTNTDPYQRAEGRYRLMPGIIEALAGSGTPFSILTKGTLLRRDLPLLRRVAEDVPVGIGVSLALLDETLHRSVEPGTPTPKARLDLIRAVRAAGLPCTVLLAPILPGLTDSEEQLSALVAAVAEAGATGISHIPLHLRPGAREWYLGWLESTRPDLLPLYQRLYHGGSYSHQRYRDWLRARVEPHLRRHRLRADDEPADGTLDDRRRPLHGKRWGPRLTPEPAPAEPGQDALF; translated from the coding sequence GTGCGCTGGGACGGTCAGGAGCTTGCGGTGGCTGACGGCGGCGCGCTGCCGGGGTTGCAGCGCATCGCCGGGCTGGTCCGCAGCGTGCGCACGCCCGAGTTCGAGGGCATCACGTTCCACGAGATCACGTCGAAGTCGGCGCTGAACAAGGTGCCGGCGGCGTCGCACGTGCCGTTCCGGTGGACGGTCAACCCGTACCGCGGCTGCAGCCACGCGTGCACGTACTGCCTGTCCGGCTACGCGCCCATCAGCATGGCTGACGGCTCCACGATCCCGCTGGCCCGGGTCCGGCCGGGCGACCACGTGCTCGGCACCCGCCACGAGGGGCAGAGCCGCCGGCTGGTGCGCACCCGCGTGCTCGACCACTGGCGCACGTCGAAGCCGGCGTTCCGGGTCGAGCTCGACGGCGGCACGTCCATCGTCGCGAGCGGCGACCACCGGTTCCTGACGGCCGACGGGTGGAAGCACGTCGCTCCGGGCGGCGACGACGAGCCGGAGCGGCCGCACCTCACCACCCGCGACCGCCTGATGGGCCTGCGCCGCAGCGTCGTCGGCGCGGCGGTCCGGCCCGGCGCCGCGCTGGCGGTCAGCTACGTGCGGGCCATGGATGTCGAGCTGCCGATGTTCGACCTCACCACCGGTACCGGCGACTTCATCGCGCACGGCGTCGTCAGCCACAACTGCTTCGCCCGCAACACCCACACCTACCTCGACCTCGACGCCGGCGCCGACTTCGACCGGCAGGTCATCGTCAAGATCAACGTCGCCGACGTGCTGCGGCGCGAGGTCACCCGGCGCACGTGGGCGCGCGAGCACGTCGCCATGGGCACCAACACCGACCCGTACCAGCGCGCGGAGGGCCGCTACCGGCTGATGCCCGGCATCATCGAGGCACTGGCCGGGTCCGGCACGCCGTTCAGCATCCTGACGAAGGGCACGCTGCTGCGCCGCGACCTCCCGCTGCTGCGGCGCGTCGCCGAGGACGTCCCGGTCGGCATCGGGGTGTCGCTGGCGCTGCTCGACGAGACCCTGCACCGCTCCGTCGAGCCGGGCACCCCGACGCCGAAGGCGCGGCTCGACCTCATCCGGGCCGTCCGGGCGGCCGGGCTGCCGTGCACCGTCCTGCTGGCGCCGATCCTGCCCGGGCTGACCGACTCCGAGGAGCAGCTGTCCGCCCTGGTCGCGGCCGTCGCCGAGGCCGGCGCCACCGGCATCAGCCACATCCCGCTGCACCTGCGGCCGGGTGCGCGGGAGTGGTACCTGGGCTGGCTCGAGTCCACCCGGCCCGACCTCCTGCCGCTGTACCAGCGGCTCTACCACGGCGGTTCGTACTCCCACCAGCGCTACCGCGACTGGCTGCGCGCCCGGGTCGAGCCGCACCTGCGCCGGCACCGGCTTCGCGCCGACGACGAACCGGCCGACGGCACGCTCGACGACCGGCGGCGGCCGCTGCACGGCAAGCGGTGGGGCCCGCGGCTCACACCGGAGCCGGCGCCGGCCGAGCCCGGGCAGGACGCGCTGTTCTGA
- a CDS encoding pyridoxamine 5'-phosphate oxidase family protein, whose protein sequence is MTAPPTLAPRPLAERRDAARHRLATGHRLWLATGRDGHGAHLIPVSFVLDGEHLTMATFDRSRTMANLRAHPRARAVIGDPDDVVAIDGDVSIVEVADIDATVADRYAQVSHDPRQVPGFRYLYLRPDRVQVWNGFHEFGGRTVMLGGSWLDAPAD, encoded by the coding sequence ATGACCGCGCCACCCACCCTCGCCCCGCGACCGCTCGCCGAACGCCGCGACGCCGCCCGGCACCGACTGGCCACGGGCCATCGGCTCTGGCTGGCCACCGGACGCGACGGCCACGGCGCGCACCTCATCCCGGTGAGTTTCGTGCTGGACGGCGAGCACCTGACGATGGCGACCTTCGACCGCAGCCGGACGATGGCCAACCTGCGCGCCCACCCCCGGGCCCGGGCGGTGATCGGCGACCCCGACGACGTCGTCGCCATCGACGGCGACGTGTCGATCGTCGAGGTGGCGGACATCGACGCCACGGTCGCCGATCGGTACGCGCAGGTCTCGCACGATCCGAGGCAGGTGCCCGGCTTCCGGTACCTGTACCTTCGCCCGGACCGCGTCCAGGTCTGGAACGGCTTCCACGAGTTCGGCGGCCGCACCGTCATGCTCGGCGGCTCCTGGCTGGACGCGCCGGCCGACTGA
- a CDS encoding ABC-F family ATP-binding cassette domain-containing protein — protein sequence MSLLSVRALSISYAGRRVLDGVGYDATVGERLGIVGENGVGKSTLLRLSAGVERPDSGTVERHGSLGYLTQEPDLPAGSTVDGAVDAALAEFRVLEQRMRATEARLADGDQSVLDEYGDLLAEFEHRDGWSADARAARALAGLGLADVAGERPVETLSGGQRSRLALALALVRAPDVLLLDEPTNHLDDDAIEFLEEALRAHRGAVVIVSHDRAFLDGVATSILDLDPALTVGRDGVPHVGPARYTGTYTDYLAGKAAARARWEQAFATWSDEVDAARAVVKQDARRVGHEGRGRRDNDKFVAHFLGQKVDAAVSRRVRDAENRLRLLEELRIPKPPRLLTFDAALGADVPDGVLIAVRDVKVPGRITARAMDVTRDTRLMITGRNGSGKSSLLSVLAGALEPETGDVLRSRRLRIGWLPQTGSFADPSLTAVQAFAAGRPGPADEYQAELAGLGLLPGPALATPVGALSVGQQRRLALARLLVTRPQVLLLDEPTNHLSLGLVEELEAAVDGAGLAVVVVTHDRWARRRWQGERAEVVHNELLLG from the coding sequence GTGTCTCTACTTTCCGTTCGCGCCCTTTCCATCTCCTACGCCGGTCGCCGGGTGCTCGACGGGGTCGGCTACGACGCCACCGTGGGCGAGCGGCTCGGGATCGTCGGCGAGAACGGGGTCGGCAAGTCGACGCTGCTGCGGCTGTCCGCGGGGGTGGAGCGGCCCGACTCCGGCACCGTCGAGCGGCACGGCAGCCTCGGCTACCTCACCCAGGAGCCCGACCTGCCGGCCGGCAGCACCGTCGACGGCGCCGTCGACGCCGCGCTCGCGGAGTTCCGCGTCCTCGAGCAGCGCATGCGCGCCACCGAGGCGAGGCTCGCCGACGGTGACCAGTCGGTGCTGGACGAGTACGGCGACCTGTTGGCCGAGTTCGAGCACCGCGACGGCTGGTCCGCCGACGCCCGGGCGGCTCGCGCGCTGGCCGGCCTCGGCCTGGCCGACGTCGCGGGGGAGCGGCCGGTCGAGACCCTGTCCGGCGGGCAGCGGTCGCGGCTGGCGCTGGCGCTCGCGCTGGTCCGGGCCCCCGACGTGCTGCTGCTGGACGAGCCGACGAACCACCTCGACGACGACGCGATCGAGTTCCTCGAGGAGGCGCTGCGGGCGCACCGCGGCGCCGTCGTCATCGTCTCGCACGACCGCGCGTTCCTCGACGGCGTCGCGACGTCCATCCTCGACCTCGACCCGGCGCTGACGGTCGGCCGCGACGGCGTCCCGCACGTGGGCCCGGCCCGCTACACCGGCACGTACACCGACTACCTGGCCGGCAAGGCCGCCGCCCGGGCCCGGTGGGAGCAGGCGTTCGCCACCTGGTCCGACGAGGTCGACGCCGCGCGCGCCGTCGTCAAGCAGGACGCCCGCCGGGTCGGGCACGAGGGCCGCGGCCGCCGCGACAACGACAAGTTCGTCGCGCATTTCCTCGGCCAGAAGGTCGACGCGGCGGTGTCGCGGCGGGTCCGCGACGCCGAGAACCGGCTGCGCCTGCTGGAGGAGCTGCGCATCCCGAAGCCGCCGCGGCTGCTGACGTTCGACGCCGCGCTCGGCGCCGACGTGCCCGACGGCGTGCTGATCGCCGTGCGCGACGTGAAGGTGCCCGGCCGCATCACCGCCCGCGCGATGGACGTCACCCGCGACACCCGGCTGATGATCACCGGCCGCAACGGCTCCGGCAAGTCGTCGCTGCTGTCGGTGCTGGCCGGGGCGCTGGAGCCGGAGACGGGCGACGTGCTGCGGTCGCGCCGGCTGCGGATCGGCTGGCTGCCGCAGACCGGCAGTTTCGCCGACCCGTCGCTGACGGCGGTGCAGGCGTTCGCGGCCGGGCGGCCCGGCCCGGCGGACGAGTACCAGGCCGAGCTGGCCGGCCTCGGCCTGCTGCCCGGCCCGGCGCTCGCGACCCCGGTCGGCGCGCTGTCGGTGGGGCAGCAGCGGCGGCTCGCGCTGGCCCGGCTGCTGGTGACGCGGCCGCAGGTGCTGCTCCTCGACGAGCCGACGAACCACCTGTCGCTGGGGCTGGTCGAGGAGCTCGAAGCCGCCGTCGACGGCGCCGGCCTGGCCGTCGTCGTGGTGACGCACGACCGGTGGGCCCGGCGCCGCTGGCAGGGCGAACGCGCCGAGGTCGTCCACAACGAGCTGCTGCTCGGGTAG